One genomic segment of Chelonia mydas isolate rCheMyd1 chromosome 1, rCheMyd1.pri.v2, whole genome shotgun sequence includes these proteins:
- the MFSD9 gene encoding major facilitator superfamily domain-containing protein 9 — MGAWEPPPAPRPGPAAPPAPRGAGLSRFVRCLYLVGFLDFFGVSMVVPLLSLHIKSLGASPTVAGVVGSLYGLLQLFSSTFVGCWSDVIGRRYSLIACILFSAVGYLLLGMSTSVCLFAIARVPVGIFKHTLSISKALLSDLVSEKERPLVIGHFNAASSVGFILGPVVGGYFTELESGFYLTSFICSFIFILNAGLVWMLPWSEEHTDSNENEQTTSNSRVTAKANYDLQVKSLVNGAMKYDTPLQFLWIPVGSVLKRIKSIACSDLWDVFLVRLLMSVAVMLYYSNFVLAIEERFGVKPKLTGYLISYSSTLGALAGFLLGPITRLYQHNTYALLLHSTVLTCVLIMLYSTALSIWTVILSSTFLAFSTTVGRTCITDLELTLGGNQASGTLIGVGQSVTSVGRIIAPLLSGIAQEFSPCGPPSLGVGLALVAILIMLVNTPRYCSGRTAKLKSE, encoded by the exons ATGGGGGCCTGGGAGCCGCCGCCAGCCCCACGGCCGGGCCCGGCGGCTCCTCCTGCTCCGCGCGGGGCCGGGCTCAGCCGCTTCGTGCGGTGCCTCTACCTGGTGGGCTTCCTG GACTTCTTTGGTGTAAGTATGGTTGTGCCTCTGTTAAGCCTTCATATCAAGTCTCTAGGAGCAAGTCCAACTGTTGCAGGAGTAGTAG GATCTCTTTATGGTTTACTGCAGCTCTTTTCCAGCACATTTGTG GGCTGCTGGAGTGATGTAATAGGAAGACGGTATTCCCTGATTGCCTGTATCCTCTTCAGTGCAGTGGGTTATTTGCTGCTTGGCATGTCCACCAGTGTGTGTTTATTTGCCATTGCTAGGGTACCTGTAG GTATTTTCAAACACACTCTCTCCATATCAAAAGCTCTTCTTTCTGACTTGGTTTCTGAGAAAGAGCGCCCTCTTGTAATAGGACATTTCAATGCAGCCTCCAGTGTTGGTTTCATCCTGGGTCCTGTGGTTGGTGGCTACTTTACAGAGCTAGAAAGTGGCTTTTACCTGACATCTTTCATCTGTTCTTTCATCTTCATTCTGAATGCTG GCCTGGTCTGGATGTTACCATGGAGTGAGGAACACACAGATAGTAATGAAAATGAACAGACCACCAGTAACAGCAGAGTGACAGCAAAGGCAAACTATGACCTGCAGGTTAAATCACTAGTTAATGGAGCAATGAAATATGATACTCCCCTCCAGTTCCTATGGATTCCAGTTGGGTCAGTGCTGAAGAGGATTAAAAGCATTGCATGCTCTGATCTGTGGGATGTATTTTTAGTACGGCTACTAATGTCTGTAGCTGTAATGCTGTATTATAGCAATTTTGTTCTGGCAATTGAAGAGAGATTTGGGGTGAAACCTAAGCTCACAGGGTACCTCATAAGCTATAGTAGCACCCTTGGAGCACTTGCTGGTTTTCTACTTGGACCAATAACTAGACTTTATCAACATAACACTTATGCACTTTTATTACATTCCACTGTTCTCACCTGTGTGTTGATAATGCTATATTCCACAGCACTCAGCATATGGACGGTCATTTTATCGTCAACATTTTTGGCGTTTTCAACCACTGTAGGACGCACTTGCATCACTGACCTTGAGTTGACCCTGGGTGGGAATCAGGCCAGTGGCACGCTCATAGGAGTTGGTCAGTCTGTGACATCTGTGGGACGCATAATTGCCCCTCTTCTCTCAGGAATTGCACAGGAGTTCAGTCCCTGTGGCCCTCCAAGTCTTGGTGTGGGGCTGGCGCTGGTAGCTATTCTGATAATGCTCGTGAACACACCACGATATTGCAGCGGTAGAACTGCTAAATTAAAAAGTGAATAG